A genomic window from Mycobacteriales bacterium includes:
- the mnmA gene encoding tRNA 2-thiouridine(34) synthase MnmA, with product MKVLAAMSGGVDSAVAAARAVDAGHDVTGVHLALSQQRQTFRTGARGCCTVEDAHDARRAADVIGIPFYVWDLADRFRADVVDDFVAEYAAGRTPNPCLRCNERIKFAAVLDKARGLGFDAVCTGHYARVVDGLLHRAVDPAKDQSYVLAVLRPDQVAHALFPLGDSCKDGVRAEAADRGLAVADKPDSHDICFVPDGDVRGFLSRRLDKRPGELVDAATGEVLGRHDNVYGFTVGQRRGLRLGRPAPDGRPRYVLDVQPVTGTVTVGGADALEVSTLCAGVPTWCGPAPSLPMRCAAQIRAHGEAVPATAELRDGRLHVALDAPVRGVAPGQSVALYDGDRVVGQATIG from the coding sequence GTGAAGGTCCTCGCCGCCATGTCCGGCGGCGTCGACTCGGCAGTCGCTGCCGCGCGGGCGGTCGATGCGGGCCACGACGTCACCGGGGTGCACCTCGCGCTGTCCCAGCAGCGGCAGACGTTCCGCACCGGCGCGCGCGGATGCTGCACCGTCGAAGACGCGCACGACGCGCGCCGGGCCGCCGACGTCATCGGCATCCCGTTCTACGTCTGGGACCTCGCCGACCGGTTCCGCGCCGACGTGGTCGACGACTTCGTCGCGGAGTACGCCGCGGGCCGTACGCCGAACCCGTGCCTGCGCTGCAACGAACGCATCAAGTTCGCCGCCGTGCTCGACAAGGCGCGGGGCCTGGGCTTCGACGCGGTGTGCACCGGGCACTACGCGCGGGTCGTCGACGGGTTGCTGCACCGCGCCGTCGACCCGGCGAAGGACCAGTCCTACGTCCTGGCGGTGCTCCGCCCGGACCAGGTCGCCCATGCGCTCTTCCCGCTCGGGGACTCGTGCAAGGACGGCGTACGGGCCGAGGCCGCCGACCGCGGGCTCGCCGTCGCCGACAAGCCCGACAGCCACGACATCTGCTTCGTGCCCGACGGCGACGTCCGTGGCTTTCTGTCCCGTCGGCTGGACAAGCGGCCCGGCGAGCTGGTCGACGCCGCCACCGGGGAGGTGCTCGGCCGGCACGACAACGTCTACGGGTTCACGGTCGGCCAGCGGCGCGGCCTGCGCCTCGGCCGGCCGGCGCCCGACGGCCGCCCGCGTTACGTCCTCGACGTGCAGCCGGTGACCGGCACGGTCACGGTCGGCGGAGCCGACGCGCTCGAGGTCTCGACACTGTGCGCCGGCGTTCCCACGTGGTGCGGCCCGGCGCCGTCGCTGCCGATGCGCTGCGCCGCGCAGATCCGGGCGCACGGCGAGGCGGTGCCCGCGACGGCCGAGCTGCGCGACGGCCGGCTGCACGTGGCGCTCGACGCGCCGGTCCGTGGCGTCGCACCGGGCCAGTCGGTGGCGCTCTACGACGGCGACCGCGTCGTCGGTCAGGCGACGATCGGCTGA